A part of Hippea maritima DSM 10411 genomic DNA contains:
- the fbp gene encoding class 1 fructose-bisphosphatase: MSEAVSLSRFILQQQRKYPEAAGDFTLILEQIAFAAKIISREVNKAGLVNILGSVESKNVHGETQQKLDVYSNEQMVKALDPTGKVCAMASEEIEEMLPVSDKSLEGKYAVVFDPLDGSSNIDVNVSIGTIFGIYKRLDDNDCEKSLLQAGQSLVCAGYVIYGSSTMFVYTTGQGVNGFTLDPSIGEFLLSHPDIKIPEYGKIYSINESNYFRWPKGIQEYVNFIKQHPDRQYTLRWIGSLVADFHRNLLKGGVFLYPEDSKNKNGKLRLVYEANPMAFIVENAGGMATDGRQRILDIKPESLHQRVPLIIGSKYEVEKYLEFREKYG; the protein is encoded by the coding sequence ATGTCTGAGGCTGTAAGTTTGAGTAGATTTATACTACAACAGCAGAGAAAATACCCTGAGGCTGCTGGTGATTTTACACTAATATTGGAACAGATAGCATTTGCCGCTAAAATAATTTCAAGAGAAGTAAACAAAGCTGGACTTGTAAACATCTTGGGGAGTGTTGAAAGTAAAAACGTACATGGTGAAACTCAGCAAAAACTCGATGTATATTCAAATGAACAGATGGTAAAAGCACTGGACCCTACAGGTAAGGTTTGCGCAATGGCGTCTGAGGAAATAGAAGAAATGCTACCTGTAAGTGATAAGAGCCTAGAAGGTAAATACGCTGTGGTTTTTGACCCACTTGATGGCTCAAGCAATATTGATGTAAACGTGAGTATAGGTACAATATTTGGCATATATAAACGCTTAGACGACAATGATTGTGAAAAATCCCTACTTCAAGCTGGTCAGAGTCTTGTTTGTGCAGGGTATGTAATCTACGGTTCAAGCACTATGTTCGTTTATACCACAGGTCAGGGTGTAAATGGGTTTACACTCGATCCAAGCATAGGTGAGTTTTTACTTTCCCATCCAGATATAAAGATACCAGAATATGGCAAAATATACAGCATAAACGAATCCAATTACTTTAGATGGCCTAAGGGAATTCAAGAGTATGTAAACTTCATAAAACAACACCCAGACAGACAATATACACTAAGATGGATAGGCTCACTTGTTGCAGATTTTCATAGAAACCTACTAAAAGGCGGGGTTTTCTTATACCCTGAAGACTCCAAAAATAAAAACGGTAAACTCAGGCTGGTTTATGAGGCAAATCCCATGGCCTTTATAGTGGAAAATGCTGGCGGAATGGCAACAGACGGCAGACAGAGAATATTAGACATTAAACCAGAAAGTCTGCATCAGAGGGTACCTCTAATTATAGGATCAAAATATGAAGTTGAGAAATATTTAGAATTCAGGGAAAAATACGGCTAA
- a CDS encoding TrkH family potassium uptake protein, whose protein sequence is MKLKLIGRFISILLIITTLFLCVPLVFSIYYKDGASLGFLITITLNASFGSAGLLLTKNPPKSLSRKEGFILVVLSWVVISVFGSIPYVIIGNLSFTDAFFETMSGFTTTGASILKNIEAMPKSLLFWRSLTHWLGGMGIVVLAVAILPMLGIGGIKLIKAEAPGPSIEKISPRITETAKYLWFAYILLSAFETVLLLVGGMDLFDALTHTFGTMATGGFSPKNSSVAYFHSAYIDWVITIFMFIAGANFSIHFKVLTGKFSSLKDEEFLAYSAIVIIAVLLVSLDNLAIYKDFLNSLRFSAFQVVSIVTTTGYATADYEKWHSLSKVILFTFMFVGGCAGSTGGSIKVIRIYTLLKQAVNELKYNIHPKGVFTLTINKQTIRKNIVYSIAGFFFLYIATFFVVALVVSAFGVDLLTSLSASAATLGNIGPGFGGVGPTDNYAWLPSPAKWVLSFAMLSGRLEIYTVFVLFTPAFWKK, encoded by the coding sequence ATGAAACTGAAACTCATTGGCAGATTCATAAGTATACTTTTGATTATTACGACTTTATTTCTATGTGTGCCTTTAGTTTTTTCGATTTACTACAAAGACGGTGCAAGTTTGGGCTTTCTTATTACAATCACACTTAACGCATCGTTCGGCTCTGCTGGACTTCTTCTAACAAAAAATCCACCCAAAAGCCTATCAAGAAAAGAGGGGTTTATCCTGGTTGTACTAAGCTGGGTGGTAATATCGGTATTTGGGAGCATACCTTATGTAATCATAGGTAATTTGAGCTTCACAGATGCATTCTTTGAAACCATGTCAGGATTTACAACAACGGGGGCATCAATTTTAAAAAACATAGAAGCCATGCCAAAATCCCTACTATTCTGGCGTTCTCTGACACATTGGCTAGGCGGAATGGGTATAGTTGTTCTGGCTGTTGCAATACTGCCTATGTTGGGGATTGGAGGCATAAAACTCATAAAGGCCGAAGCCCCTGGCCCAAGCATAGAAAAAATCTCGCCACGTATAACAGAAACAGCCAAATATCTGTGGTTTGCATATATCCTGCTAAGTGCGTTTGAAACTGTGCTTTTGCTTGTTGGCGGTATGGATTTATTCGATGCCCTAACACACACCTTTGGCACAATGGCAACGGGTGGCTTTTCACCTAAAAACAGCTCAGTAGCCTACTTCCATTCTGCTTATATTGATTGGGTCATTACCATATTCATGTTCATTGCCGGAGCAAATTTTTCTATACACTTTAAGGTGTTAACAGGTAAGTTTTCCTCATTAAAAGACGAAGAGTTTTTAGCCTATTCTGCTATAGTTATTATAGCAGTATTATTGGTCAGTCTGGACAATTTAGCCATATACAAAGATTTCCTAAACTCGCTGAGGTTTAGCGCTTTTCAGGTTGTTTCAATTGTAACGACCACAGGTTATGCCACCGCTGACTATGAAAAATGGCATTCACTTTCTAAAGTTATACTATTCACCTTTATGTTTGTTGGCGGATGTGCAGGTTCAACCGGCGGAAGCATAAAGGTTATAAGGATTTATACGCTTCTAAAACAGGCAGTAAATGAGTTAAAATACAACATACATCCCAAAGGCGTATTCACACTAACCATAAACAAACAAACTATTAGAAAGAATATAGTCTATTCCATAGCGGGATTTTTCTTTTTATACATAGCCACATTCTTTGTTGTTGCCTTGGTGGTATCGGCATTTGGCGTTGACCTTTTAACTTCACTTTCAGCCTCAGCCGCAACCTTGGGAAATATAGGGCCAGGCTTTGGTGGCGTAGGGCCAACTGACAACTACGCTTGGCTACCAAGCCCGGCCAAATGGGTTTTGAGTTTTGCGATGCTCTCCGGTAGGTTGGAAATTTACACCGTCTTTGTTCTATTTACACCAGCGTTCTGGAAAAAATAA
- the trkA gene encoding Trk system potassium transporter TrkA — MNIVIAGAGGVGFHIAKHLSEEKKDVAIIEKDVDKANFASERLDCLVVQGEATDVNVLKEAGCDKADMFIAVTDSDEVNMVSCFVAANNFNIEKKIVRLRNIQYTQSFSSFKNIGIDFIINPEIEAAKTIINTVNLGASTDVITFDIDIQMRGIHIDEDSLFKNKTISEIKTRVNKNFIISAIKREEGELIIPSGFIEVKEGDYLYVVAKSDTINDIVELAGKTKIRIKDIAIFGAGNIGLTIAKGLSGRKRNIKLIDKDYERCKKVASICKKAIVIHGDADDAELFEEENIGDFDVAITATDNEEINLLSAIYAKNLGVKRSIALADKANYIAMSNKLNIDIVISPKLATVNSILRFIRKGKIVGVYSIFGGEAEALEFVVSNNSKIKNKKLKELDLPKGSLVVAINRNGESIIPDGNFTIKENDRAVIFTKKEHITQIEQII; from the coding sequence ATGAATATAGTAATAGCTGGAGCTGGCGGGGTTGGCTTTCACATAGCAAAACATCTAAGTGAGGAAAAAAAGGATGTAGCTATAATAGAAAAAGATGTAGATAAAGCCAACTTCGCAAGCGAAAGGCTCGACTGTCTTGTAGTACAGGGTGAGGCAACTGATGTTAATGTATTAAAAGAAGCTGGCTGCGATAAAGCAGACATGTTCATAGCTGTTACGGACTCAGATGAGGTTAATATGGTTTCATGCTTTGTAGCGGCCAACAATTTTAATATAGAAAAGAAAATAGTAAGACTAAGAAATATACAATACACCCAGAGTTTTTCGTCGTTTAAAAATATAGGAATAGATTTCATCATAAATCCAGAGATAGAGGCAGCAAAAACTATAATAAATACCGTAAACCTGGGTGCATCAACAGATGTTATAACCTTTGATATCGATATACAAATGAGAGGTATACATATCGATGAGGATTCACTTTTTAAAAATAAAACTATCTCCGAGATAAAAACCAGAGTAAATAAGAATTTCATAATTTCTGCTATAAAAAGGGAAGAAGGAGAGCTTATAATACCAAGTGGTTTTATTGAGGTAAAAGAAGGTGATTATCTATATGTTGTAGCAAAAAGTGATACTATAAATGATATAGTTGAACTTGCAGGTAAAACCAAAATAAGGATAAAAGACATAGCCATATTTGGTGCTGGCAATATTGGTCTAACTATAGCTAAAGGTCTTTCTGGCAGAAAGAGAAACATAAAACTCATAGACAAAGATTATGAGCGATGTAAAAAGGTTGCCAGTATATGCAAAAAAGCCATTGTAATCCATGGTGATGCAGATGATGCAGAGTTGTTTGAAGAAGAAAATATAGGAGATTTTGATGTGGCAATAACAGCAACTGACAATGAAGAAATAAATCTACTATCTGCCATATATGCAAAAAATCTGGGTGTTAAAAGGTCTATAGCTTTGGCCGATAAGGCAAATTATATAGCCATGTCTAACAAACTCAACATAGATATAGTAATAAGCCCTAAACTCGCTACAGTAAACAGCATACTGCGCTTTATTAGAAAGGGCAAGATAGTAGGGGTCTACTCAATATTTGGAGGTGAAGCAGAAGCGCTCGAATTTGTCGTCTCAAATAATTCAAAGATAAAAAACAAAAAACTAAAAGAGTTGGACTTACCAAAAGGGAGTCTTGTAGTTGCGATAAACAGAAACGGTGAAAGTATAATACCGGATGGAAACTTCACAATAAAGGAAAACGACAGAGCTGTCATATTCACCAAAAAGGAACATATAACACAAATAGAACAAATAATATAG
- a CDS encoding ABC transporter permease: MRRDLLFWLSVGYIIIVVVSAVFANYIAPYDPYAIDPNNILSPPSLHHLFGTDRLGRDLFCRVIYAGRISIEVSLIAVGISTLIGVAYGAVSGYFGGIVDTLMMRFVDVMLTFPVFFLILAIVVVLGPNILNVMVVIGLTGWMGIARIVRAESLKLRELGYIQAAKLLKKSDAYILIRHIIPNCLSPVVVYATLGVGSAILAESALSFLGLGVQPPTASWGSLLSEGKDVIEVAWWMSFFPGVVIFLTVISFTILGEKLKR; this comes from the coding sequence GTGAGAAGGGATTTGTTGTTTTGGCTATCCGTAGGTTACATAATTATTGTAGTTGTAAGTGCTGTCTTTGCAAACTATATAGCCCCCTATGACCCTTATGCTATAGACCCAAACAATATATTATCACCGCCGAGTCTCCATCATCTGTTTGGAACCGATAGATTAGGCAGGGATCTATTTTGTCGGGTTATTTATGCTGGAAGAATATCCATTGAGGTTTCTTTGATTGCTGTGGGAATATCTACACTGATAGGTGTAGCATACGGTGCTGTTAGTGGTTATTTTGGTGGTATTGTGGATACCTTAATGATGAGATTTGTTGATGTTATGCTCACGTTTCCTGTATTTTTTTTAATTCTGGCCATAGTGGTTGTCTTAGGGCCCAACATTTTAAATGTGATGGTTGTAATAGGTTTAACAGGTTGGATGGGTATTGCAAGGATTGTAAGAGCCGAGAGTTTAAAGTTAAGGGAGCTGGGTTATATTCAGGCTGCCAAGCTTTTAAAAAAAAGCGATGCCTATATTTTGATTAGGCACATAATACCAAATTGTTTATCACCTGTTGTAGTGTATGCGACTTTGGGTGTGGGTTCTGCTATACTTGCCGAGTCTGCGCTGAGTTTTTTAGGCCTTGGGGTTCAACCCCCTACAGCCAGTTGGGGAAGTTTACTTTCTGAGGGTAAAGATGTTATTGAGGTTGCCTGGTGGATGAGCTTTTTTCCAGGAGTTGTTATATTTTTAACTGTTATATCGTTTACGATATTAGGCGAGAAACTTAAAAGATAA